The Polyodon spathula isolate WHYD16114869_AA chromosome 13, ASM1765450v1, whole genome shotgun sequence genome includes a region encoding these proteins:
- the LOC121325284 gene encoding golgin subfamily A member 7B gives MATEFHNLQELRRSASLATKVFIQRDYTEGTTCQFQTKFPAELDSRIERQLFEETVKTLNNYYAEAEKIGGQSYLEGCLACATAYIIFLCMETRYEKVLKKISRYIQEQNEKMYAPRGLLITDPIERGMRVIEISIFEDRGSSGSSSSSSSTSSSSGR, from the exons ATGGCGACAGAG TTTCACAACCTACAGGAGCTGCGGCGAAGCGCCTCGCTGGCCACCAAAGTGTTCATTCAGAGAGACTACACTGAGGGCACCACCTGCCAGTTCCAGACCAAGTTTCCAGCCGAGCTCGACAGCCGC ATTGAGCGGCAGCTCTTCGAGGAAACAGTGAAGACTCTCAACAACTACTACGCAGAGGCCGAGAAGATTGGGGGTCAGTCATACCTAGAGGGCTGTCTGGCCTGTGCCACGGCCTATATCATTTTCCTATGCATGGAGACGCGCTACGAGAAG GTGCTGAAGAAAATCTCCAGGTACATCCAGGAGCAGAATGAGAAGATGTATGCTCCCCGTGGCCTGCTTATCACAGATCCCATTGAGAGGGGCATGAGGGTG ATTGAGATCTCCATCTTCGAGGACCGTGGCAGCAGtggctccagctccagctccagttCCACCTCCAGCAGCAGTGGCCGGTGA